The Candidatus Methanoperedens sp. genome has a window encoding:
- a CDS encoding biotin--[acetyl-CoA-carboxylase] ligase produces MNIKDKILERLINNKGMRISGEQLASELCVSRTAIWKHIKVLRDEGYMIDSSTNLGYSLIETPDRLTPGEIKAGLKTKIIGKEIKYFKETESTNIVAHEIAASVDEGTIVIAEAQTAGRGRLGRKWISPEGGIWLSIILKPQIQPSHAPRITLLAGVCVARAIRSLGLPAKIKWPNDILINGKKVCGILTEIRAEADLIDYLIVGIGIDANVDTESFPDDVRDSSTSLKKEKGTKINRAGFFRKLLEEFDGLYLKFQKEGFKSILEDWRNMSATIGEWVKITTQSHSIYGEAIGVDSEGALILETGEGRLEKIVSGSCEHLRRS; encoded by the coding sequence ATGAACATTAAAGATAAGATACTTGAAAGACTAATTAATAATAAAGGCATGCGGATTTCCGGAGAACAGCTCGCAAGTGAACTTTGCGTTTCAAGAACTGCCATCTGGAAACATATTAAGGTCTTAAGGGATGAGGGATATATGATCGATTCGTCAACAAATCTCGGGTATTCACTTATCGAAACACCTGACAGGCTCACCCCCGGTGAGATTAAAGCCGGGCTTAAAACAAAGATTATAGGAAAAGAGATAAAATATTTTAAAGAGACAGAAAGTACGAATATTGTGGCTCATGAGATAGCAGCATCAGTTGATGAGGGTACCATTGTGATAGCTGAAGCCCAGACAGCAGGACGCGGCCGTCTCGGGCGTAAATGGATTTCTCCTGAAGGAGGAATATGGCTTTCTATAATACTCAAGCCGCAGATACAACCTTCACATGCTCCCAGGATCACGCTTCTTGCAGGAGTTTGTGTTGCCAGGGCAATACGGAGTCTGGGTCTTCCTGCAAAAATAAAATGGCCTAATGACATTCTTATCAACGGGAAAAAAGTATGCGGCATCCTCACAGAAATCCGGGCTGAAGCTGATCTCATTGATTATCTTATTGTAGGGATAGGAATAGATGCAAATGTAGATACGGAATCATTCCCCGATGATGTCAGGGATAGTTCAACATCGCTTAAAAAAGAAAAAGGGACGAAAATAAATCGTGCTGGCTTTTTCAGGAAGTTACTTGAAGAGTTTGATGGATTGTACCTGAAATTCCAGAAGGAAGGATTCAAATCCATACTGGAAGACTGGAGAAATATGTCGGCCACAATAGGCGAATGGGTTAAGATAACGACCCAGTCGCATTCAATATATGGTGAAGCGATAGGTGTGGATAGTGAAGGAGCGCTCATTCTTGAAACAGGTGAAGGACGTCTTGAAAAGATCGTGTCAGGGAGTTGCGAGCACCTGAGGCGCTCATAA
- a CDS encoding acetyl-CoA carboxylase biotin carboxylase subunit, which yields MFKKVLIANRGEIAIRVMRACRELDVKTVAVYSDVDKNALFAKYADEARPIGPAPASQSYLNMDNILEVAHKTGAEAIHPGYGFLSENEIFADRCKKEGIVFIGPSGKTIESVGSKIAAKKTMEAAGIPVIPGSKNGIDDLDSAVDVAESIGYPVIVKASAGGGGIGMKVVRKTEELRETIESTRRVAKSSFGDATVFIEKYLEEPRHIEFQILADSYGNIIHVGDRECSIQRRHQKLIEESPSPIMTPELREKMGSDAVKAAAAINYTNAGTIEFLYSKGDYYFLEMNTRLQVEHPITEIVTGVDLAKEQLRIASGETLTYKQSDIQQRGWAIECRLNAEDPLNNFTPAPGKLRRYRSSGGPGVRVDSGVHTGFTITPYYDSLISKLTVWGRDRNEAIARMRRALYEYIIVGVTTNIPFHKAVMNNEYFKRGDLTTHFIEDHNIIKEVEKIIEAEKEKGATLASALGAEDKKVAAITAAVGTYIQNAKLGELNEH from the coding sequence ATGTTCAAAAAAGTCCTGATAGCCAACCGCGGTGAAATAGCAATCCGCGTCATGCGTGCATGCAGGGAGCTTGATGTAAAGACAGTGGCGGTTTATTCTGATGTAGATAAAAATGCGCTTTTTGCAAAGTACGCGGATGAAGCACGTCCCATAGGCCCTGCGCCTGCCTCACAGAGCTACCTGAATATGGATAACATTCTTGAAGTGGCGCATAAAACAGGCGCAGAAGCTATCCATCCCGGTTACGGTTTTCTGTCTGAGAACGAGATCTTCGCAGACAGGTGCAAAAAAGAAGGGATAGTTTTTATCGGCCCTTCAGGTAAAACCATAGAAAGTGTTGGCAGTAAAATCGCAGCAAAAAAGACCATGGAAGCTGCAGGGATCCCGGTAATACCTGGCAGCAAGAATGGTATTGATGATCTGGATTCTGCTGTTGATGTGGCGGAATCTATCGGTTATCCCGTGATCGTTAAAGCCTCGGCAGGCGGCGGCGGCATAGGCATGAAAGTGGTCAGGAAGACCGAAGAGCTGCGCGAAACCATAGAATCCACACGAAGAGTGGCAAAATCATCCTTCGGGGATGCAACAGTTTTCATTGAAAAATATCTGGAAGAGCCGCGCCATATTGAATTCCAGATACTTGCAGATTCATACGGGAATATTATCCATGTTGGTGACCGTGAATGCTCTATCCAGCGCAGGCACCAGAAATTGATCGAAGAATCACCATCTCCCATAATGACACCTGAATTAAGAGAAAAGATGGGTTCTGATGCAGTGAAAGCGGCTGCTGCTATAAATTATACTAATGCGGGAACAATCGAGTTCCTTTATTCAAAAGGGGATTATTATTTTCTTGAAATGAACACAAGGTTGCAGGTAGAGCATCCGATAACTGAAATTGTAACAGGAGTTGACCTGGCAAAAGAGCAATTAAGGATAGCCTCGGGTGAAACGCTGACATATAAACAGTCGGATATCCAGCAAAGAGGCTGGGCTATTGAGTGCAGGTTGAATGCGGAAGATCCGCTTAATAACTTTACGCCCGCTCCGGGTAAGCTCAGGAGATACCGCTCTTCCGGCGGTCCGGGCGTGCGTGTGGACAGCGGCGTACATACAGGATTTACCATTACACCGTACTACGATTCCCTTATCTCGAAACTAACTGTCTGGGGCAGGGACAGGAACGAAGCAATCGCCAGGATGAGACGCGCATTATATGAATATATAATTGTCGGGGTAACTACTAACATACCGTTCCATAAAGCAGTTATGAATAACGAATATTTCAAGCGCGGGGATTTGACCACTCATTTCATTGAAGATCATAATATCATAAAAGAGGTGGAGAAAATAATAGAAGCTGAAAAGGAAAAAGGCGCCACGCTTGCATCTGCCCTGGGAGCAGAGGATAAAAAGGTGGCAGCAATAACAGCGGCTGTTGGCACATATATCCAGAATGCAAAGCTGGGTGAACTAAATGAACATTAA